A stretch of Myxococcus hansupus DNA encodes these proteins:
- a CDS encoding cell wall protein, which translates to MEESLEALELLRSVTHRLAPLTSRLGSMAGVRTTTPAPAPARRGRPPATVTVKGRAATGRVAAAKPVSASTDEGTRACAVIGCDRPSRSKGYCSAHYQKLRLLMRTNRRPAAWVDDAAAQSVDDVTLPRGRAASKALRETVEKPVVEPKAPAAAKQAAAKGGRKAKTAAVKKAPQAKGKSAKSAGAKAAPKAKKTAAKKASAKKAPAKKAAKGPKAKAGKRKKGGSSQGSLF; encoded by the coding sequence ATGGAGGAGAGCTTGGAGGCCCTGGAGTTGCTGCGTTCGGTGACGCACCGGCTGGCGCCGTTGACCAGCCGCCTGGGCTCCATGGCGGGAGTGAGGACGACCACGCCAGCGCCCGCTCCGGCGCGGCGAGGCCGCCCGCCGGCGACCGTCACGGTGAAGGGCCGGGCCGCCACGGGCCGGGTCGCCGCGGCGAAGCCGGTGAGCGCGTCCACGGACGAGGGCACCCGGGCCTGCGCCGTCATCGGCTGCGACCGGCCGAGCCGTTCCAAGGGCTATTGCTCGGCGCACTACCAGAAGCTGCGGCTGCTGATGCGCACCAACCGCCGTCCCGCGGCGTGGGTGGATGACGCGGCGGCGCAGTCGGTGGATGACGTGACGCTGCCGCGCGGTCGCGCCGCCAGCAAGGCGCTGCGTGAGACTGTCGAGAAGCCGGTCGTGGAGCCGAAGGCCCCCGCCGCCGCGAAGCAGGCCGCGGCCAAGGGTGGGCGCAAGGCGAAGACCGCGGCGGTGAAGAAGGCGCCGCAGGCCAAGGGCAAGAGCGCGAAGAGCGCGGGGGCCAAGGCCGCGCCCAAGGCCAAGAAGACCGCGGCGAAGAAGGCCTCCGCGAAGAAGGCGCCAGCGAAGAAGGCCGCCAAGGGGCCGAAGGCCAAGGCGGGCAAGCGCAAGAAGGGCGGCTCCTCGCAGGGCTCGCTGTTCTGA
- the tkt gene encoding transketolase: MTTDKQDVLAINTIRTLAMDAVQQAHSGHPGAPMSLAPVAYQLWQQELRYDPSHPIWPDRDRFILSNGHASMLLYALLHLAGVKRVTREYTVEDAPSVSLEDIQKFRQLDSSTPGHPEYRWTSGVETTTGPLGQGVSNSVGMAMASRWLASHYNRPGFELFGYDVYAICGDGDLMEGVASEAASIAGHLQLPNLCWIYDSNHISIDGSTDLAFTEDVGKRFEGYGWRVLRVPDANDLNAVGEALRTFKTLRGKPTLIIVTTQIAYGAPKLQGSSKAHGEPLGDEEIKGTKRAYGWPEDAKFLVPEGVRERFQERMGARSQQLRTEWDAKFAEYRKQFPELGDQVERMLRRDPPQGWDSELPTFPADAKGLATRDSSGKVLNAIAKHHPWLVGGSADLNPSTKTYITGADPMKPGEFAGRNIHFGVREHAMGSIVNGLCLSKLRGYGATFLIFSDYERPAIRLSALMELPAIHIFTHDSIGVGEDGPTHQPVEQLASLRAIPGTIVMRPGDANEVVEAWRVIGQQRQHPVVLVLTRQPVPTLDRSKYAPASGVARGGYVLSEAEGGKPEVILIGTGSEVSLCLDAQEKLKADGIAARVVSLPSWELFEEQTPEYRDSVLPPSVRARVAVEKGAAFGWERFVGHDGNIVAMRSFGASAPIKALQQKFGFTADHVAAQAKDSLKKTKSRP, from the coding sequence ATGACAACCGACAAGCAGGACGTGCTGGCCATCAACACCATCCGCACCCTCGCCATGGATGCGGTGCAGCAGGCCCACTCGGGCCACCCGGGGGCTCCCATGTCCCTGGCCCCCGTGGCGTACCAGCTCTGGCAGCAGGAGCTCCGGTATGACCCGTCCCACCCCATCTGGCCGGACCGCGACCGGTTCATCCTGTCCAACGGCCACGCCTCCATGCTGCTGTACGCGCTGCTCCACCTGGCCGGGGTGAAGCGCGTCACGCGCGAGTACACCGTCGAGGACGCGCCGTCCGTGTCGCTCGAGGACATCCAGAAGTTCCGGCAGCTCGACTCGTCCACCCCGGGCCACCCCGAGTACCGGTGGACCAGCGGCGTGGAGACGACCACCGGCCCCCTGGGCCAGGGCGTGTCCAACAGCGTGGGCATGGCCATGGCCAGCCGCTGGCTCGCCAGCCACTACAACCGCCCCGGCTTCGAGCTGTTCGGCTACGACGTCTACGCCATCTGCGGCGACGGCGACCTGATGGAGGGCGTGGCGTCCGAGGCGGCGTCCATCGCCGGCCACCTCCAGTTGCCCAACCTCTGCTGGATCTACGACAGCAACCACATCTCCATCGACGGCAGCACGGACCTGGCCTTCACCGAGGATGTGGGCAAGCGCTTCGAGGGCTACGGCTGGCGCGTGCTGCGCGTGCCCGACGCCAATGACTTGAACGCGGTCGGTGAGGCGCTGCGCACCTTCAAGACGCTGCGGGGCAAGCCGACGCTCATCATCGTCACCACGCAAATCGCGTACGGCGCGCCCAAGCTCCAGGGCTCGTCCAAGGCCCACGGCGAGCCGCTGGGCGACGAGGAGATCAAAGGCACCAAGCGCGCCTACGGCTGGCCCGAGGACGCGAAGTTCCTGGTGCCCGAAGGCGTGCGCGAGCGCTTCCAGGAGCGCATGGGCGCCCGCAGCCAGCAGCTCCGCACCGAGTGGGACGCGAAGTTCGCCGAGTACCGCAAGCAGTTCCCCGAGCTGGGCGACCAGGTCGAGCGCATGCTGCGCCGTGACCCGCCCCAGGGCTGGGACTCCGAGCTGCCGACGTTCCCCGCCGACGCCAAGGGCCTGGCCACGCGTGACTCCAGCGGCAAGGTGCTCAACGCCATCGCCAAGCACCACCCGTGGCTGGTGGGCGGTTCGGCGGACCTGAACCCGTCCACGAAGACGTACATCACCGGCGCGGACCCGATGAAGCCGGGCGAGTTCGCCGGGCGCAACATCCACTTCGGCGTGCGCGAGCACGCGATGGGCTCCATCGTCAACGGCCTGTGCCTGAGCAAGCTGCGCGGCTACGGCGCCACGTTCCTCATCTTCAGTGACTACGAGCGCCCCGCCATCCGCCTGTCCGCGCTGATGGAGCTGCCCGCCATCCACATCTTCACCCACGACTCCATTGGCGTGGGCGAGGACGGCCCCACGCACCAGCCGGTGGAGCAGCTCGCGTCGCTGCGCGCCATCCCCGGCACCATCGTGATGCGCCCCGGCGACGCCAACGAGGTGGTGGAGGCGTGGCGCGTGATTGGCCAGCAGCGCCAGCACCCGGTGGTCCTGGTGCTCACGCGGCAGCCGGTGCCCACGCTGGACCGCAGCAAGTACGCGCCCGCGTCGGGCGTTGCGCGCGGCGGCTACGTGCTGTCGGAGGCGGAGGGCGGCAAGCCCGAGGTCATCCTCATTGGCACCGGCAGCGAGGTGTCGCTGTGCCTGGACGCGCAGGAGAAGCTCAAGGCCGACGGCATCGCGGCGCGCGTGGTCAGCCTGCCCTCGTGGGAGCTGTTCGAGGAGCAGACCCCGGAGTACCGCGACAGCGTGCTGCCTCCGTCCGTGCGCGCCCGCGTCGCGGTGGAGAAGGGCGCCGCCTTCGGGTGGGAGCGCTTCGTGGGGCATGACGGCAACATCGTCGCCATGCGCAGCTTCGGCGCCTCCGCGCCCATCAAGGCGCTCCAGCAGAAGTTCGGCTTCACGGCGGACCACGTGGCCGCCCAGGCCAAGGACTCGCTGAAGAAGACGAAGTCGCGGCCGTAG
- a CDS encoding DUF2378 family protein: MDKLDANIARELESRLALATQDDTARGLFFNGVVSAVRILGGDAAVARCLSASGETRFIDFFNYPVAAFLKMSFTAAQVMAPEHGGFDGALRRMGVVATTDFLSSAAGKTLLLLASDSPKRLVGNLHSGYRAAVSYGERGVKWTGDTTGVFTMKRDFMPPAYHEGTLQAVIEAVGGKQVQVQGRQTGTLDTEYTLSWQ; this comes from the coding sequence ATGGACAAGCTTGATGCGAACATCGCCAGGGAGTTGGAGTCGCGGTTGGCCCTGGCGACGCAGGACGATACGGCCCGTGGCCTGTTCTTCAATGGCGTCGTCTCCGCCGTGCGCATTCTGGGCGGTGACGCGGCGGTGGCGCGGTGCCTCTCGGCGAGCGGCGAGACGCGCTTCATCGACTTCTTCAACTACCCGGTGGCGGCCTTCTTGAAGATGTCCTTCACCGCGGCGCAGGTGATGGCCCCCGAGCATGGCGGCTTCGACGGTGCGCTCCGGCGCATGGGTGTCGTCGCGACCACGGACTTCCTCTCCTCCGCGGCGGGGAAGACGCTGTTGCTGTTGGCCTCGGACAGTCCGAAGCGGCTCGTGGGCAACCTGCACTCGGGCTACCGGGCGGCGGTCAGCTACGGCGAGCGCGGCGTGAAGTGGACGGGGGACACCACCGGCGTCTTCACGATGAAGCGGGACTTCATGCCGCCCGCGTACCATGAGGGCACGCTGCAGGCGGTCATCGAGGCCGTGGGTGGCAAGCAGGTGCAGGTGCAGGGCCGCCAGACGGGGACACTCGACACCGAGTACACGCTGTCCTGGCAGTAG
- a CDS encoding AAA family ATPase, whose protein sequence is MSQAPTPVRFKGTDTYLTHESLQAAVNCALTLQRPLLVKGEPGTGKTLLAEAIAEALGHRLLTWHVKSTTRAQDGLYVYDTVQRLYDSRFNDGDVRDIRKYIRQGPLGEAFSSPERVVLLIDEVDKADLEFPNDLLHELDRMRFRVTETGDEVVAKHRPVVVITSNNEKELPDAFLRRCVFHFIDFPDAELMRRIVDVHHPGLDGALAEQAMKIFYELRSFTRLRKKPSTSELIDWIAVLKAQGVHDIKMDEQLPFLGALLKKEQDLVSVAEAFGRGRRPRA, encoded by the coding sequence ATGAGCCAGGCGCCCACTCCCGTCCGCTTCAAAGGCACTGACACCTACCTGACGCACGAAAGCCTCCAGGCCGCGGTCAACTGCGCGCTGACCCTCCAGCGCCCCCTGCTGGTGAAGGGCGAGCCCGGCACCGGCAAGACGCTGCTGGCGGAGGCCATCGCCGAGGCCCTGGGCCACCGGCTCCTCACCTGGCACGTGAAGAGCACCACCCGCGCGCAGGACGGCCTGTACGTCTACGACACCGTGCAGCGCCTGTATGACTCGCGCTTCAACGACGGCGACGTGCGAGACATCCGCAAGTACATCCGCCAGGGCCCCCTGGGCGAGGCCTTCTCGTCCCCCGAGCGCGTGGTGCTGCTCATCGACGAGGTGGACAAGGCGGACCTCGAGTTCCCCAACGACCTGCTCCACGAGCTGGACCGGATGCGCTTCCGCGTCACCGAGACGGGTGACGAGGTGGTGGCCAAACACCGCCCCGTGGTGGTCATCACGTCCAACAACGAGAAGGAGCTGCCGGACGCGTTCCTTCGCCGGTGCGTGTTTCACTTCATCGACTTCCCGGACGCGGAGCTGATGCGCCGTATCGTCGACGTGCACCACCCGGGCCTGGATGGCGCGCTGGCGGAGCAGGCGATGAAAATCTTCTACGAGCTGCGCAGCTTCACCCGCCTGCGCAAGAAGCCCTCCACCAGCGAGCTCATCGACTGGATCGCCGTGCTCAAGGCGCAGGGCGTCCATGACATCAAGATGGACGAGCAGCTCCCCTTCCTGGGCGCGCTGCTGAAGAAGGAGCAGGACCTGGTCTCCGTGGCGGAGGCCTTCGGCCGCGGCCGCCGTCCCCGGGCCTAG
- a CDS encoding LVIVD repeat-containing protein, translating into MTSSLRSGRVLLPALVLLLTSATGCRDNPPRPTPDAGPQQPVDAGTDAGADDDGGTTDAGPQAPWDGGYTVLDDPGDWVDRGAFSACRFTVENPTLEDCVNPANFDMSSCNADQLAAVEQHGIYMGDARAERLLADGGTSVTPGSASFQLFSDGGTDLLLGMTLATRQTTGGTFFISGQSSNPFSGERVVTLAGCETPRDNVITGCYVRCTQAPRGFSSSTGTFEAERAERRGEAESSGGMQLVSEYFVDLGTPVDVYVTKGHAYVVSINQGVRTGGLTVFDVSNPAVPVFTTSVSLPGDSYWNGVWAKGDALYVASADTGVSVFDISNPASPEFIIALPGNGYSNVHTVLVDGDRLYASDVTEFVGSTRVYDISTPLAPVLLQVITLPEQYSLGGPHDFFAYEGRLYVSNAYGGYTVLDVTDLENVQQLGHYVYPGFGGFSHHSAVGTFAGRTIAFEGGEFGGSHLRVLDVTHPANIVKIGEHRMRYTTSIHNMIRQGTRLFIAWYHEGVRVLDVANPTQPRQVAHFNTFRETDPHRRDSVFEGAIGIRLPGDGHVYVVDTSRGLLIFNEP; encoded by the coding sequence ATGACGTCTTCGCTCCGTTCAGGCAGGGTGCTGCTGCCCGCGCTCGTCCTGCTGCTGACCTCCGCCACCGGCTGCAGGGACAACCCGCCCAGGCCCACACCCGACGCGGGGCCACAGCAACCCGTGGACGCCGGGACGGACGCCGGCGCCGATGACGACGGAGGAACGACGGACGCCGGGCCCCAGGCCCCCTGGGACGGCGGCTACACCGTGCTGGACGACCCGGGCGACTGGGTGGACCGGGGCGCGTTCTCCGCCTGCCGGTTCACCGTGGAGAACCCCACGCTGGAGGACTGCGTGAACCCGGCGAACTTCGACATGTCGTCCTGCAACGCGGACCAGCTCGCGGCGGTGGAGCAGCATGGCATCTACATGGGAGATGCCCGCGCGGAGCGGCTGCTCGCGGATGGCGGCACGTCCGTCACGCCGGGCAGCGCCAGCTTCCAGCTCTTCTCGGATGGGGGCACGGACCTGCTCCTCGGCATGACCCTCGCTACCCGGCAGACGACGGGCGGCACCTTCTTCATCTCCGGCCAGAGTTCGAACCCCTTCAGCGGAGAGCGCGTCGTGACGCTGGCGGGCTGCGAGACGCCCCGGGACAACGTCATCACCGGCTGCTACGTGCGCTGCACGCAGGCGCCCCGCGGCTTCTCGTCGAGCACGGGCACCTTCGAGGCCGAGCGGGCGGAGCGGCGCGGTGAGGCCGAGTCGTCCGGCGGGATGCAGCTCGTGTCCGAGTACTTCGTGGACCTGGGCACGCCGGTGGACGTCTACGTCACCAAGGGACACGCCTACGTGGTGTCCATCAACCAGGGCGTCCGCACCGGCGGGCTCACCGTCTTCGACGTGAGCAACCCGGCGGTCCCCGTCTTCACGACGTCCGTCAGCCTGCCGGGGGACTCGTACTGGAACGGCGTGTGGGCCAAGGGTGACGCGCTGTACGTCGCCAGCGCCGACACCGGCGTCTCCGTCTTCGACATCTCCAACCCGGCGTCCCCGGAGTTCATCATCGCCCTGCCGGGCAACGGCTACAGCAACGTGCACACCGTCCTGGTGGACGGGGACCGGCTGTACGCGTCCGACGTCACCGAGTTCGTCGGCAGCACCCGCGTCTATGACATCAGCACGCCGCTGGCGCCCGTCCTGCTGCAGGTCATCACCCTGCCCGAGCAGTACTCACTGGGCGGCCCCCATGACTTCTTCGCGTACGAGGGCCGCCTCTACGTCAGCAACGCCTATGGGGGTTACACCGTCTTGGACGTCACCGACCTGGAGAACGTGCAGCAACTGGGGCACTACGTCTACCCGGGGTTCGGTGGCTTCTCGCACCACAGCGCGGTGGGCACCTTCGCGGGCCGCACCATCGCCTTCGAGGGTGGCGAGTTCGGGGGCTCGCACCTGCGCGTGCTGGACGTCACCCACCCGGCGAACATCGTGAAGATTGGCGAGCACCGCATGCGGTACACCACCTCCATCCACAACATGATCCGCCAAGGCACCCGGCTGTTCATCGCCTGGTACCACGAGGGCGTGCGCGTGCTGGACGTGGCCAACCCCACCCAGCCCCGGCAGGTGGCGCACTTCAACACGTTCCGGGAGACCGACCCGCACCGGCGAGACAGCGTCTTCGAGGGGGCCATTGGCATCCGCCTGCCCGGGGACGGGCACGTCTACGTCGTCGACACCTCGCGCGGCCTGCTCATCTTCAACGAGCCCTGA
- a CDS encoding LVIVD repeat-containing protein, which yields MLRRAARPLLALACALSLSACSSPEPTPPPPPGPSTYDGPWEVLPERGEWVDPGPFETCTSLNAQAACGAPETFVVAGCDLNSLRGLERQGAIYRAEIRYELSVEGGGTRAAPGSGGFQFDGSGRPTSVMGRTPSASSVEDGRFVLSSEYARTPNEADRYTFTGCHAQGPQRFTGCFTWCRNGTPRYRGSFRAERMTWRQGEPEASGLALLSESFVDRGTPVDVYVTHGHAYVVSINAAGNPGGLTVFDVRHPRAPVQTATFQLPSDGYWNGVWAKDNALYVASGDAGVLVFDLENPARPTFVRNLPAGTGPVNVHTVFVEGDRLYAMSPSPDQETLIFDVANALEPRLLARYAYRGSGATGYPHDAFAYGGRLYINHMTDGFLVVGLEGETPALLGRYAYAYNVSHANAVGTFQGRTVAFEGGETLGAHVRVLDVTNPAGIVKVGEYKLRGLTSVHNMVLVGTRLYVAHYHEGVRVLDVANPAQPREVAHFNTFRETDPRRTDGMYEGAIGMRVPGDGHVYVVDTARGLLIFDAP from the coding sequence ATGCTCCGTCGTGCCGCGCGTCCGTTGCTGGCGCTCGCCTGCGCCTTGTCGCTGTCCGCGTGTTCCTCGCCGGAGCCCACCCCGCCACCACCCCCGGGACCTTCGACCTATGACGGGCCCTGGGAGGTGCTGCCGGAGCGCGGGGAGTGGGTGGACCCGGGTCCGTTCGAGACGTGCACCTCTCTGAACGCCCAGGCCGCGTGCGGTGCGCCGGAGACCTTCGTGGTGGCGGGCTGCGACTTGAACTCGCTCAGGGGCCTGGAGCGGCAGGGCGCCATCTACCGCGCGGAGATTCGCTACGAGCTCTCCGTGGAAGGCGGTGGCACCCGCGCCGCTCCGGGCAGCGGCGGATTCCAGTTCGATGGCTCGGGCCGGCCCACGTCCGTCATGGGGCGCACGCCCAGCGCCTCCTCCGTGGAGGACGGGCGCTTCGTCCTCTCCTCGGAGTACGCCCGCACCCCGAACGAAGCGGACCGGTACACCTTCACCGGGTGCCACGCCCAGGGGCCTCAACGCTTCACGGGTTGCTTCACCTGGTGCCGGAACGGCACGCCGCGCTACCGCGGCTCCTTCCGCGCGGAGCGCATGACGTGGCGCCAGGGCGAGCCCGAGGCCTCCGGCCTGGCGCTGCTGTCCGAGTCCTTCGTGGACCGGGGCACGCCCGTGGACGTGTACGTCACGCACGGCCACGCCTACGTTGTGTCCATCAACGCGGCGGGGAATCCGGGCGGGCTCACCGTCTTCGACGTGCGCCACCCCCGCGCCCCAGTGCAGACGGCGACCTTCCAGCTCCCCAGCGACGGGTACTGGAACGGCGTCTGGGCCAAGGACAACGCGCTCTACGTCGCCAGCGGGGATGCGGGCGTGCTCGTGTTCGACCTGGAGAACCCGGCGCGACCCACCTTCGTGCGCAACCTCCCGGCGGGCACGGGCCCCGTCAACGTGCACACCGTGTTCGTGGAGGGAGACCGGCTGTACGCGATGTCGCCCTCCCCCGACCAGGAGACGCTCATCTTCGACGTCGCCAACGCGCTGGAGCCCCGGCTGCTCGCCCGCTACGCGTACCGTGGCAGCGGCGCCACCGGGTATCCGCATGACGCCTTCGCGTACGGCGGGCGCCTCTACATCAACCACATGACCGACGGCTTCCTCGTCGTCGGGCTGGAGGGCGAGACACCGGCGCTGCTCGGCCGGTATGCCTATGCCTACAACGTCAGCCACGCCAACGCGGTGGGCACCTTCCAGGGACGCACCGTGGCCTTCGAAGGTGGCGAGACGCTGGGCGCCCACGTGCGCGTGCTGGACGTCACGAACCCCGCCGGCATCGTGAAGGTGGGGGAGTACAAGCTGCGCGGCCTCACCTCCGTCCACAACATGGTGCTGGTGGGCACGCGGCTGTACGTCGCGCACTACCACGAAGGCGTGCGCGTGCTGGACGTGGCCAACCCCGCCCAGCCGCGCGAGGTGGCGCACTTCAACACCTTCCGTGAAACGGACCCACGCCGCACCGACGGCATGTACGAGGGCGCCATTGGCATGCGCGTGCCCGGGGATGGACACGTCTATGTGGTGGACACGGCGCGCGGATTGCTCATCTTCGACGCGCCTTGA
- the truB gene encoding tRNA pseudouridine(55) synthase TruB: MGGKLSPGIYRVHKPVGATSFSVVQQFIAEAQAAQPGKRIPVCHGGTLDPFAEGLLLVLVGQAPRLFELLHAVPKTYEAEVVWGTEMDTGDLHGRPVHQGDAAGLTPERLDAALASFVGWQAQVPPTTSAKKVGGEPAYRKVHRGEHVELPPSQVYLHAARWLSHDLPGRSRLWLSCRGGYYVRALARDVGRELGCGAHLSALKRTAIGPWEDPGPTGPRGWLHGRALLPWARVRTLTDAEVGELRRERAISASGVQPPDWALPKGFPDPEAPIRGFHQGRLTFLLRERDGALWRELELRGGL; this comes from the coding sequence GTGGGAGGGAAACTGAGTCCGGGCATCTACCGGGTCCACAAGCCGGTGGGCGCCACGAGCTTCTCGGTGGTGCAGCAGTTCATCGCGGAAGCGCAGGCCGCGCAGCCGGGCAAGCGGATACCGGTGTGCCATGGTGGAACGTTGGACCCCTTCGCGGAGGGGCTGCTGCTGGTGCTCGTGGGGCAGGCGCCGCGCTTGTTCGAGCTGCTGCACGCCGTCCCCAAGACGTACGAGGCGGAGGTCGTCTGGGGCACGGAGATGGACACGGGCGACCTGCACGGCCGGCCCGTCCACCAGGGGGACGCGGCGGGCCTGACGCCGGAGCGCCTGGACGCGGCGCTCGCGTCCTTCGTGGGGTGGCAAGCGCAGGTCCCCCCCACCACCAGCGCGAAGAAGGTGGGCGGCGAGCCCGCGTACCGGAAGGTGCACCGGGGCGAGCACGTGGAGCTGCCGCCCTCCCAGGTGTACCTCCACGCGGCGCGCTGGCTGTCCCATGACCTGCCGGGCCGCAGCCGCCTGTGGCTGAGCTGCCGCGGGGGCTACTACGTGCGGGCGCTGGCCCGCGACGTGGGGCGCGAGCTGGGCTGCGGCGCGCACCTGTCCGCCCTGAAGCGCACGGCGATTGGTCCCTGGGAGGACCCGGGCCCCACGGGCCCGCGCGGATGGCTGCACGGGCGAGCGTTGCTCCCTTGGGCCCGGGTGCGGACGCTCACGGACGCGGAGGTGGGGGAGCTGCGCCGGGAGCGCGCCATCTCCGCCAGCGGCGTGCAGCCCCCGGACTGGGCCCTGCCCAAGGGCTTCCCCGACCCGGAGGCCCCCATCCGGGGCTTCCACCAGGGGCGCCTCACCTTCCTGCTGCGGGAGCGTGACGGCGCGCTGTGGCGCGAGCTGGAGCTGCGCGGCGGACTCTGA
- a CDS encoding vWA domain-containing protein has protein sequence MFLPFFYELRRRGLKVGAQEALALAGALRAGLHDSHLDGFYHVARALLVHSETQLDAFDQAFLAHFQGVETASLELTQELLNWLEDARERPDLSPEEIALLEQLDPEEIRRMLEERLREQKERHDGGNRWVGTGGTSPFGNNGFGREGIRVGGGAGNRQGRALMQAGARKYAGYRDDVVLDTRQMAVALRKLRAFARDGAPDELDVDESIAATARNAGELEVVTRPPRRPNTRVVLAMDVGGSMDPYAALVSRLFSVASQATHFKELRTYYFHNCVYGKLYATPQLTGGITVPDLVAQVGRHHKLVVVGDASMAPYELSIRTDANGHFKSDGVEGLTWLMQLAQHFERNVWLNPEPMGTWRTGTISVIARIFPMFALTVEGLGEAVAHLTRGRTVRGLAARR, from the coding sequence ATGTTCCTGCCCTTCTTCTACGAGCTGCGCCGGCGCGGGCTGAAGGTCGGCGCGCAGGAGGCGCTGGCGCTGGCGGGTGCGCTGCGCGCGGGCCTCCACGACAGCCACCTGGACGGCTTCTACCACGTGGCCCGGGCGCTCCTCGTGCACTCGGAGACGCAGTTGGATGCGTTCGACCAGGCCTTCCTCGCGCACTTCCAGGGCGTGGAGACGGCGAGCCTGGAGCTGACGCAAGAGCTGCTCAACTGGCTGGAGGATGCGCGCGAGCGGCCCGACCTGAGCCCCGAGGAAATCGCGCTGCTGGAGCAGTTGGACCCGGAGGAGATTCGCCGGATGCTCGAGGAGCGACTGCGCGAACAGAAGGAGCGCCACGACGGCGGCAACCGCTGGGTGGGCACGGGCGGCACGTCGCCCTTCGGGAACAATGGCTTTGGACGCGAGGGCATCCGCGTGGGCGGCGGCGCGGGCAACCGGCAGGGCCGCGCGCTGATGCAGGCCGGTGCCCGGAAGTACGCGGGCTACCGCGATGACGTGGTGCTCGACACGCGGCAGATGGCGGTGGCGCTGCGCAAGCTGCGGGCCTTCGCTCGCGACGGCGCGCCGGACGAGCTGGACGTGGACGAGTCCATCGCCGCCACCGCGCGCAACGCGGGTGAGTTGGAGGTGGTGACGCGGCCTCCGCGCCGTCCGAATACTCGCGTGGTGCTGGCCATGGACGTGGGCGGCTCCATGGACCCGTACGCGGCGCTGGTGAGCCGGCTGTTCAGCGTGGCCAGCCAGGCGACGCACTTCAAGGAGCTGCGCACCTACTACTTCCACAACTGCGTCTACGGGAAGCTGTACGCCACCCCGCAGCTCACCGGCGGCATCACCGTGCCGGACCTGGTGGCGCAGGTGGGACGGCACCACAAGCTCGTCGTGGTGGGCGATGCGTCCATGGCGCCGTATGAGCTGTCCATCCGCACCGACGCGAACGGGCACTTCAAGTCCGACGGCGTGGAAGGGCTGACGTGGTTGATGCAGCTCGCGCAGCACTTCGAGCGCAACGTGTGGCTCAACCCGGAGCCCATGGGGACCTGGCGCACGGGGACCATCTCCGTGATTGCGCGCATCTTCCCCATGTTCGCCCTCACGGTGGAGGGGCTGGGTGAAGCCGTCGCGCACCTGACGCGGGGGCGGACCGTGAGGGGCCTGGCCGCGCGGCGTTAG
- a CDS encoding 3-oxoacyl-[acyl-carrier-protein] synthase III C-terminal domain-containing protein — protein sequence MTPNVCVAGAGAFVPSRVVSNERIARAIPGWSAARIEEKIGIRERRFLWDIDEATGRAVPPPENDGHIYPASNTDMCEVALRKALAQSGVDAKALDAVFVVTCTPDAPHFNHDAMELHRRLEMREDAFALVVDDGCGGTPYVLDLVKKMMEGGRFRTVAVVASAFTSPLVNREVYTDELPPGPGRAKTLQGYLSMYVFGDGAGAVVLQAKPQDEGTQGILASFSGNAYADLVIRKGGGLLKLPYQPGRMRPADMAFVVDGFRVARSYPEYMQKCLDTVLGPHPELRPQVRRYYFHQPNKRVMDAFVERAELPRDAVACNVDRYGNTSAAGMLILLAEDLEAGRVRLGSGDLVVVAAVGANVHYGAQLVRL from the coding sequence ATGACACCCAATGTCTGTGTCGCCGGAGCTGGTGCCTTCGTTCCTTCACGCGTTGTGAGCAACGAGCGCATCGCCAGGGCCATCCCGGGATGGTCCGCGGCGCGCATCGAGGAGAAGATTGGGATTCGCGAGCGCCGTTTCCTCTGGGACATCGACGAAGCCACGGGCCGCGCGGTGCCGCCCCCGGAGAATGACGGGCACATCTACCCGGCCAGCAACACGGACATGTGCGAGGTGGCGCTCCGCAAGGCGCTCGCGCAGTCAGGGGTGGACGCCAAGGCGCTGGACGCGGTCTTCGTGGTGACGTGTACGCCGGACGCGCCGCATTTCAACCATGACGCCATGGAGCTGCACCGGCGGCTGGAGATGCGCGAGGACGCCTTCGCGTTGGTGGTGGACGACGGGTGCGGTGGCACGCCGTACGTGTTGGACCTGGTGAAGAAGATGATGGAGGGCGGGCGCTTCCGCACGGTGGCGGTGGTGGCCTCGGCCTTCACGTCGCCGCTGGTGAACCGCGAGGTGTACACGGACGAGCTGCCCCCGGGACCCGGCCGCGCGAAGACGCTGCAGGGGTACCTGTCCATGTACGTCTTTGGAGACGGCGCCGGCGCGGTGGTGCTCCAGGCGAAGCCGCAAGACGAGGGGACCCAGGGCATCCTGGCTTCGTTCTCGGGTAACGCGTATGCAGACCTGGTCATCCGCAAGGGTGGCGGTTTGTTGAAGCTGCCGTATCAGCCGGGACGGATGCGTCCGGCGGACATGGCCTTCGTGGTGGATGGCTTCCGCGTGGCGCGGAGCTATCCGGAGTACATGCAGAAGTGCCTCGACACGGTCCTCGGACCCCATCCGGAGCTGCGTCCCCAGGTGCGGCGGTACTACTTCCATCAGCCGAACAAGCGGGTGATGGATGCCTTCGTGGAGCGGGCGGAGCTGCCGCGTGATGCGGTGGCGTGCAATGTGGACCGCTACGGCAACACCTCGGCTGCGGGGATGCTCATCCTTCTGGCCGAGGACCTGGAGGCGGGCCGCGTGCGTCTGGGAAGTGGCGACCTGGTGGTCGTTGCCGCGGTGGGCGCGAACGTCCACTACGGCGCTCAGCTCGTGAGGTTGTAA